From the genome of Carassius gibelio isolate Cgi1373 ecotype wild population from Czech Republic chromosome A16, carGib1.2-hapl.c, whole genome shotgun sequence, one region includes:
- the LOC128030185 gene encoding RUN domain-containing protein 3B-like: protein MLIVLPPARRKVLARIRAVERRNLITVCRFSVKTLIDRSCFETIDDTSAEFNNFVSILEHILSHRLKGQVSWFGYESPSSFWDYIRVACSKVPHSCIHSIENMENVRSSRAKGRAWIRVALMEKRLSEYISAALRDFKTTRRFYEEGAVVLGEEAGLLADTLIGLNAIDFSFCLKGEGLDESCPVAIDYTPYLKFTQTSDSISSDEEEMRTLGSSDSEAGTPETHMAASLMADQSTWYSKSKRLEQKYRVVLEQKGYLEELVRLREIQLSESVSQNKSLQQRLTDTKTSHKLEKEHLEFIILELQDQLMVMKNHDLRSRQELTSHLTNQCPSPATLDTNAVALYTLLYRKRTGPWEEKSFQSLEHLSADMSLSQMSLDLAQVDTHSLESKAGLTHWHREGKEDTPSLRGLCGSLTSMASYKSLASLKSSEYLASPTLDMTSPGLTPS, encoded by the exons ATGCTAATTGTCCTTCCACCCGCTCGTAGAAAAGTACTAGCGCGTATCAGAGCCGTAGAGAGGAGGAATCTGATCACCGTTTGCAG GTTCTCAGTGAAGACCCTCATTGATCGCTCATGTTTTGAGACGATAGACGACACATCTGCTGAGTTCAACAACTTTGTCTCCATTCTAGAACATATTCTCAGTCATAGACTGAAAG GTCAGGTCAGCTGGTTTGGCTACGAGAGCCCGAGCAGTTTCTGGGATTACATACGTGTGGCGTGTAGTAAAGTCCCGCACAGCTGCATCCATAGCATCGAGAACATGGAGAACGTCCGCAGCTCTAGAGCAAAG GGTCGTGCCTGGATTAGAGTGGCGTTAATGGAGAAGCGTTTGTCTGAATACATCTCTGCAGCTCTGAGAGACTTCAAAACTACAAG GAGGTTTTATGAGGAAGGGGCTGTAGTTCTGGGTGAGGAGGCGGGGCTTCTGGCAGATACACTGATTGGACTGAATGCCATTGACTTCAG TTTTTGTCTGAAAGGGGAGGGGCTTGATGAGAGCTGTCCCGTCGCCATTGACTACACACCGTACCTTAAATTCACACAAAC TTCTGACAGCATCAGCAGTGATGAGGAGGAAATGAGAACGCTGGGCAGCAGCGACAGTGAAGCAGGCACTCCTGAAACCCACATGGCCGCCAGTCTGATGGCCGATCAGAGCACCTGGTACAGCAAGAGCAAAAGACTAGAGCAGAAATACAGAGTCGTGCTGGAACAGAAG GGTTATTTGGAGGAGCTGGTGCGTCTGAGGGAAATTCAGCTCTCTGAGTCTGTCTCTCAGAATAAATCTCTACAGCAGCGGCTCACAGACACAAAAACCAGCCACAAACTGGAGAAAGAGCACCTGGAGTTCATCATACTGGAGCTGCAGGATCAGCT GATGGTGATGAAGAATCATGACCTTCGCTCCAGACAGGAGCTCACCTCGCACCTGACTAACCAATGTCCCTCACCTGCTACCTTGGATACCAATGCAGTTGCCTTGTATACGCTCCTGTACAGGAAACGCACAGGACCATGGGAAGA GAAAAGCTTCCAGAGTTTGGAGCATCTTTCTGCAGATATGAGTCTCTCGCAGATGTCTCTGGATCTAGCACAAGTTGACACACACAGTCTGGAGAGCAAGGCAGGACTTACACACTGGCACAGAGAAg GGAAAGAGGATACTCCGTCTCTGAGGGGTTTGTGTGGTTCCTTAACCTCAATGGCCAGTTACAAATCTCTGGCCAGTCTCAAGTCCAGTGAGTATCTGGCCAGTCCAACATTAGACATGACCAGCCCAGGACTGACACCATCCTGA
- the LOC128030403 gene encoding semaphorin-4A-like: MAGLFRIWMLKVLLLGLIDPSQASLRPRVSFSQGSSERLLGMYRSSTVKNTSSLLLSTDADTLFVGAQDALISLDVSQPDSITLKDKLEWTASPQNMKTCTVASKTDCGNYISILQFFNSTHLYVCGTNAYRPQAIIIPASSLNASRETKDAKNCCPSSSTQRNTATIVDEELYTAAKVGFFGVKVISRCHSRGTRINLELANVPKLLQDPEFISSTHVASERKILLFFTELGDLTGDLLLNSFIVSRVAQVCTDDNGGSLTLQKRWTSFAKAQLVCQQGEDLQFNKLQDIVKLPPTDDEFPDNTLFYGVFTSQWAVSSGLSAVCAFSLTDIKAAFSGDYKTFDLNGNHWTRQPNVEGKLGKCGLFSDNDRMLNIVKKSFLTEKAVRPVGKKLILSSAEERYSRLAVQRTQAANGHNYTILYLLTESGFLHKVVLLVKGPHIIEEIQIFKAPQTVKNILLSTSKGVLFIGSSDGVFSVPVSNCSAYPTCAECVLARDPFCGWDSETRACATVSGLGSNLRQDVESGNVNKHCTEFKNTDATETRVAQFNEVVVLPCQSQSRLAEVTWRFSNNSIVPQCSTLFPYMQWADGSLVFPVTPETVNTYRCVSEELGFKQIITSFTVTLPVMPRSFPSPSHQQPEVTLDSGQGVEIEPVPEDYTTLELDESEPTKIEKTDAFTTSDRSGEKKTRSSHQFTMNMNTAVKDAVCIAQESYYTEMVAFCLLFVICLFVFIAFVVLWRNSMRCNKTTPQKQSKDTESDNIWQTELE; encoded by the exons ATGGCAGGATTGTTCAGGATCTGGATGCTGAAGGTCCTACTCTTAGGACTGATAGATCCATCTCAGGCCTCCCTTCGTCCTCGCGTGTCGTTCTCTCAGG gaAGTTCAGAGCGTCTCTTGGGCATGTACCGCAGCTCCACTGTGAAGAACACCAGCTCTCTGCTGCTCAGCACTGATGCCGACACACTGTTTGTTGGTGCTCAAGATGCTCTGATCTCCCTGGATGTCAGTCAACCTGATAGTATTACACTCAAAGACAAG ttggAATGGACAGCATCTCCACAAAATATGAAGACATGTACAGTGGCCTCAAAGACG GATTGTGGGAACTACATTAGTATTCTGCAGTTTTTCAACTCTACACACCTTTATGTCTGCGGGACAAATGCATATAGACCACAAGCCATCATCATT CCAGCAAGTTCTCTGAACGCCAGCAGAGAAACAAAGGACGCCAAAAACTGCTGTCCCTCCAGCTCCACCCAGAGGAACACAGCCACTATTGTTG ATGAAGAGCTGTATACAGCAGCCAAAGTGGGCTTTTTTGGGGTAAAAGTAATTTCTCGCTGTCACAGCAGAGGAACACGCATCAACTTGGAGCTTGCAAATGTACCGAAACTGCTACAGG ATCCTGAATTCATAAGTTCAACACATGTCGCTAGTGAAAGAAAGATCCTGCTGTTCTTTACTGAGCTTGGGGATTTGACTGGAGACTTACTGCTGAACTCTTTTATTGTGTCTCGTGTGGCACAGGTCTGCACG GATGACAATGGAGGAAGTCTTACCTTACAAAAGCGCTGGACATCCTTTGCTAAGGCTCAGCTGGTCTGCCAACAAGGGGAAGATCTCCAGTTCAACAAGCTGCAGGATATTGTCAAGCTTCCCCCAACGGATGATGAGTTTCCAGACAACACTCTTTTCTATGGGGTCTTTACTTCACAATG ggCAGTTTCGTCTGGTCTGTCAGCAGTCTGTGCTTTCAGTCTAACAGATATTAAAGCAGCTTTCTCAGGTGATTACAAGACATTCGATTTGAATGGAAACCACTGGACACGCCAACCAAATGTAGAGGGTAAACTCGGCAAG TGTGGATTATTCAGTGACAATGACCGCATGTTAAACATTGTAAAAAAGAGCTTCCTGACTGAAAAAGCTGTGCGTCCTGTTGGGAAGAAACTGATTTTGTCCAGCGCAGAAGAGCGGTATAGCCGTCTAGCTGTTCAGAGAACTCAAGCTGCAAATGGACACAACTACACCATCCTTTACCTGCTCACCG aatctgGCTTTCTTCATAAAGTTGTCTTGCTAGTGAAAGGTCCTCATATCATCGAGGAAATTCAGATTTTTAAGGCCCCACAGACTGTGAAAAACATCCTCCTCTCTACTAGCAAg GGTGTGTTGTTCATCGGCTCTTCTGATGGCGTCTTCAGTGTGCCGGTCTCAAACTGCTCAGCTTATCCAACCTGTGCAGAGTGTGTGTTGGCACGTGACCCTTTCTGTGGATGGGACTCAGAGACCAGAGCGTGTGCTACTGTGTCCGGACTTGGGTCTAACCT ACGGCAGGACGTGGAAAGTGGAAATGTCAATAAACACTGCACAGAGTTCAAAAATACTGATGCTACAG AGACACGGGTTGCACAGTTTAATGAGGTTGTGGTTCTACCATGTCAGTCTCAGTCCAGATTGGCGGAGGTGACTTGGAGGTTTTCAAACAACAGCATTGTTCCCCAGTGTTCAACACTTTTCCCGTACATGCAGTGGGCAGATGGCAGTCTTGTCTTCCCCGTCACTCCAGAGACCGTGAACACCTACCGCTGCGTGTCAGAGGAACTGGGCTTCAAGCAAATCATCACCTCCTTCACTGTAACTTTACCTGTCATGCCTCGTTCTTTCCCTTCTCCATCACACCAGCAACCTGAGGTCACCCTGGACTCCGGTCAAGGCGTGGAAATAGAGCCCGTCCCTGAGGACTACACAACGCTTGAGCTTGATGAATCAGAACCTACAAAAATTGAAAAGACGGATGCATTTACGACATCAGACAGGAGCGGTGAGAAAAAAACTAGGTCTAGTCATCAGTTTACTATGAACATGAACACAGCTGTGAAAGACGCTGTTTGCATTGCACAGGAGAGTTACTACACTGAAATGGTTGCTTTTTGCCTCTTGTTTGTCATTTGTCTCTTTGTATTCATTGCTTTTGTGGTCCTTTGGAGGAACAGCATGAGGTGCAACAAAACCACCCCTCAGAAACAATCTAAAGACACTGAATCAGACAATATCTGGCAAACAGAACTGGAATAA